A single region of the Ancylobacter novellus DSM 506 genome encodes:
- a CDS encoding dipeptide ABC transporter ATP-binding protein, with translation MNQPHEHLPHESAAAQAVMEAVDLAQSYEVSRGLMAKSATVKAVAGISFRLAPRSTLAIVGESGSGKSTLARMLTMIERPGSGSLRLDDVDVAEADARTLRRYRGEVQMVFQNPYGSLNPRQTVGKAIEEPLLVNTTLSATERRERALDMMKRVGLRPEHHGRYPHMFSGGQRQRIAIARALVLRPKILVLDEPVSALDVSVRAQVLNLLVELQESLGVAYVFVSHDLGVVRHMADEVLVMYLGRAVEHGPREAIFEAPKHPYTRALLSATPVADPEAKKDRIVLEGELPSPFNPPKGCPFNPRCPLVMDRCRVEMPPLEPKGSQLVACWAAQDTPGPTPMRRAADA, from the coding sequence ATGAACCAGCCTCACGAGCATCTCCCGCACGAATCCGCCGCCGCGCAGGCGGTGATGGAAGCGGTCGACCTCGCCCAGAGCTACGAGGTCTCGCGCGGCCTTATGGCCAAGTCCGCGACGGTGAAGGCGGTGGCCGGCATCAGCTTCCGCCTCGCCCCGCGCTCGACGCTCGCCATCGTCGGCGAATCCGGTTCCGGCAAGTCGACGCTGGCCCGCATGCTCACCATGATCGAGCGTCCCGGCTCGGGCTCGCTGCGGCTCGACGATGTCGACGTCGCCGAGGCCGACGCCCGCACCCTGCGCCGCTACCGCGGCGAGGTGCAGATGGTGTTCCAGAACCCCTATGGGTCGCTCAATCCGCGCCAGACGGTGGGCAAGGCGATCGAGGAACCGCTGCTGGTCAACACCACCCTCTCCGCCACTGAACGGCGCGAGCGCGCGCTCGACATGATGAAGCGCGTCGGCCTGCGCCCGGAGCATCACGGGCGCTACCCGCACATGTTCTCCGGCGGCCAGCGCCAGCGCATCGCCATCGCCCGCGCGCTGGTGCTGCGCCCGAAGATACTCGTGCTCGACGAGCCGGTCTCCGCGCTCGACGTCTCCGTGCGGGCGCAGGTGCTGAACCTTCTCGTCGAGCTGCAGGAGAGCCTCGGCGTCGCCTATGTGTTCGTCAGCCATGACCTCGGCGTGGTCAGGCACATGGCCGACGAGGTGCTGGTGATGTATCTCGGCCGCGCCGTCGAGCACGGCCCACGCGAGGCCATCTTCGAGGCGCCCAAGCACCCCTATACGCGCGCCTTGCTCTCGGCGACGCCGGTGGCCGACCCGGAGGCGAAGAAGGACCGCATCGTGCTGGAGGGCGAACTGCCCTCGCCCTTCAACCCGCCCAAGGGTTGCCCCTTCAACCCGCGCTGCCCGCTGGTGATGGACCGCTGCCGGGTGGAGATGCCGCCGCTGGAGCCGAAGGGCAGCCAGCTCGTCGCCTGCTGGGCCGCGCAGGACACGCCCGGCCCGACGCCGATGCGGCGCGCGGCGGACGCGTGA
- a CDS encoding ABC transporter permease subunit, whose translation MLRFFFRRVALTLPTFVALMFVTFVAVRLVPGDPIEARTGERGIAPERLAQLRHELGLDQPVWQQFLDYANGLLHGDFGVSIVTKTPVLHEFLVLFPATLELSICALLFAVVLGIPAGVLAAVKRGSIFDHTVMTAALAGYSMPIFWWGLLLIMFMSEYLGLTPVSGRMDLINYYFEPVTGFMLIDSLLSDQEGAFGAAVAHLILPSIVLGTIPLAVIARMTRSSMLEVLGEDYVRTARAKGLAPLRVVGLHALRNALIPVVTVIGLQTGTLLAGAVLTETIFAWPGVGKWLIESIARRDYPALQGGIMLISAIVILVNLIVDLLYVAINPRIRHG comes from the coding sequence ATGCTCCGATTCTTTTTCCGCCGCGTCGCGCTGACGCTGCCGACCTTCGTGGCGCTGATGTTCGTCACCTTCGTCGCCGTCCGCCTCGTGCCCGGCGACCCCATCGAGGCGCGCACCGGCGAGCGCGGCATCGCGCCCGAGCGCCTCGCCCAGCTGCGCCACGAGCTCGGCCTCGACCAGCCGGTGTGGCAGCAGTTCCTCGACTACGCCAACGGCCTGCTGCACGGCGATTTCGGCGTCTCCATCGTCACCAAGACGCCGGTGCTGCACGAGTTCCTCGTGCTGTTCCCGGCGACGCTGGAACTGTCCATCTGCGCGCTGCTCTTCGCCGTGGTGCTCGGCATCCCGGCGGGCGTGCTGGCGGCGGTGAAGCGCGGCAGCATCTTCGACCACACGGTGATGACGGCGGCGCTGGCCGGCTATTCCATGCCGATCTTCTGGTGGGGCCTGCTGCTCATCATGTTCATGTCGGAATATCTCGGGCTGACGCCGGTCTCCGGCCGCATGGACCTGATCAACTACTATTTCGAGCCGGTCACCGGCTTCATGCTGATCGACAGCCTGCTCTCCGACCAGGAAGGCGCCTTCGGCGCGGCGGTGGCGCATCTCATCCTGCCCTCCATCGTGCTCGGCACGATTCCCCTCGCGGTGATCGCCCGCATGACCCGCTCCTCCATGCTGGAGGTGCTGGGCGAGGACTATGTGCGCACCGCCCGCGCCAAGGGCCTCGCGCCGCTGCGGGTCGTCGGCCTGCACGCGCTGCGCAATGCGCTGATCCCGGTCGTCACGGTGATCGGCCTGCAGACCGGCACGCTGCTCGCCGGCGCCGTGCTCACCGAGACCATCTTCGCCTGGCCGGGCGTCGGCAAATGGCTGATCGAATCGATCGCCCGCCGCGACTACCCGGCGCTGCAGGGCGGCATCATGCTGATCTCCGCCATCGTCATCCTCGTCAATCTCATCGTCGACCTGCTCTACGTCGCGATCAATCCGAGGATCCGTCATGGCTGA
- a CDS encoding ABC transporter ATP-binding protein — protein MSAPLLSIRNLSVTFATGRGPFKAVDGVDLDVDPGELVAIVGESGSGKSVAMLAVMGLLPWTAKVTADRLTFDGRDLLALSPRERRKIIGRDLAMIFQEPMSSLNPCFTVGFQIREAMAAHLDLSRAQRQARAVELLELVGIPEPERRLRAFPHQLSGGMSQRVMIAMALACKPKLIIADEPTTALDVTIQAQILDLLLRLQRESGVGLVLITHDMGVVAETAQRVCVHYAGQQVEMQATAGLFRDPHHPYTAALLAALPERAHGRLLPSIPGVVPGLADRPKGCLFSPRCRFATERCRTVPPPRQGAELGFALCHTPLVDGAPQRKEIAA, from the coding sequence ATGTCCGCCCCCCTCCTCTCCATCCGCAACCTCTCCGTCACCTTCGCCACCGGCCGCGGGCCGTTCAAGGCGGTGGACGGGGTCGACCTCGACGTCGATCCCGGCGAGCTGGTCGCCATCGTCGGCGAATCCGGTTCCGGCAAGTCGGTCGCCATGCTGGCGGTGATGGGCCTGCTGCCCTGGACCGCCAAGGTCACCGCCGACCGATTGACGTTCGACGGCCGCGACCTGCTGGCGCTTTCCCCGCGCGAGCGGAGGAAGATCATCGGCCGCGACCTCGCCATGATCTTCCAGGAGCCGATGTCGAGCCTCAACCCGTGCTTCACGGTCGGCTTCCAGATCCGCGAGGCGATGGCGGCGCATCTCGACCTCTCGCGCGCGCAGCGGCAGGCGCGGGCAGTGGAGCTGCTCGAGCTCGTCGGCATCCCCGAGCCGGAGCGGCGGCTGCGCGCCTTCCCGCACCAGCTCTCCGGCGGCATGAGCCAGCGCGTGATGATCGCCATGGCGCTCGCCTGCAAGCCGAAGCTGATCATCGCCGACGAGCCGACCACCGCGCTCGACGTGACGATACAGGCGCAGATCCTCGACCTGCTGCTGCGGCTGCAGCGGGAGAGCGGCGTGGGGCTGGTGCTGATCACCCACGACATGGGCGTGGTGGCGGAGACCGCGCAGCGCGTCTGCGTCCACTATGCCGGCCAGCAGGTGGAAATGCAGGCGACGGCCGGCCTGTTCCGCGACCCGCACCACCCCTACACCGCCGCGCTGCTGGCGGCGCTGCCCGAGCGCGCCCATGGGCGCCTGCTGCCCTCCATTCCCGGCGTGGTGCCGGGACTGGCGGACCGGCCGAAGGGCTGCCTGTTCTCGCCGCGCTGCCGCTTCGCCACCGAGAGATGCCGCACCGTGCCGCCGCCCCGCCAGGGCGCCGAGCTCGGCTTCGCGCTGTGCCACACGCCACTCGTCGACGGTGCGCCGCAGCGCAAGGAAATAGCTGCTTGA
- a CDS encoding ABC transporter permease subunit: protein MSATAVIAAAETVPPEITPLRAFWSAFSENRGAVLGLMVVVFIALLAIFAPLIAPHAPAEQFRQFVRQPPVWAGGTWAFPFGTDALGRDVLSRLIYGARISLGIGLSVMLVSVALGIVLGLAAAFMRGIVEVVVMRIMDLVVAIPSLVLAILVVAVLGPSLLNTIVAVTVVYLPRYVRLVRAAAIAELSKEYVVAAQVAGVGKIRLMFVTVLPNCLAPLIVQAALGISDAILEAAALGFLGLGAQPPTPEWGAMLADSREFIRSAPWIVTLPGLAILVTVVAINLMGDGLRDALDPKLRRS from the coding sequence ATTTCGGCTACCGCGGTCATCGCCGCCGCCGAGACGGTGCCGCCGGAGATCACGCCGCTGCGGGCCTTCTGGTCCGCCTTCAGCGAGAACCGCGGCGCGGTGCTCGGCCTGATGGTGGTGGTCTTCATCGCCCTGCTGGCGATCTTCGCGCCCCTCATCGCCCCGCATGCGCCGGCCGAGCAGTTCCGGCAATTCGTGCGGCAGCCGCCGGTCTGGGCCGGCGGCACATGGGCGTTCCCCTTCGGCACCGATGCGCTTGGACGCGACGTGCTCTCGCGCCTGATCTACGGCGCGCGCATCTCGCTCGGCATCGGCCTCTCCGTGATGCTGGTGTCGGTGGCGCTCGGCATCGTGCTCGGTCTCGCCGCCGCCTTCATGCGCGGCATCGTCGAGGTGGTGGTGATGCGCATCATGGACCTCGTGGTGGCGATCCCGAGCCTGGTGCTCGCCATCCTCGTCGTCGCCGTGCTCGGCCCGAGCCTGCTCAACACCATCGTGGCGGTGACCGTCGTCTACCTGCCCCGCTATGTGCGCCTCGTGCGCGCCGCCGCCATCGCCGAACTGTCGAAGGAATATGTCGTCGCCGCGCAGGTGGCGGGCGTCGGCAAGATCCGGCTGATGTTCGTCACCGTGCTGCCGAACTGCCTGGCGCCGCTGATCGTGCAGGCGGCGCTCGGTATCTCCGACGCGATCCTCGAGGCCGCCGCGCTCGGCTTCCTCGGCCTCGGCGCCCAGCCGCCGACGCCGGAATGGGGCGCGATGCTGGCGGATTCGCGCGAGTTCATCCGCTCGGCGCCGTGGATCGTCACCCTGCCCGGCCTCGCCATCCTCGTCACCGTGGTCGCCATCAACCTGATGGGCGACGGCCTGCGCGACGCGCTCGACCCGAAGCTGCGGAGGAGCTGA
- a CDS encoding DUF6790 family protein: MAELTRVVLTNLPAVFFGISAVAAVAVRSEGSLAERLLRWLLLLPVGAASLLAGIYHLFFPQIAAESIGWQVSPFQFEIGIANLALGVVAVAAFWRSRSFQAAIAWCAALFCAGLAVGHVRDAVVAHDFAPNNFGLLLPVMAIQAVLLPVLVWIVNRRGGVRRMLRAL, encoded by the coding sequence ATGGCTGAGCTAACCCGCGTTGTGCTCACGAACCTGCCGGCTGTTTTTTTCGGCATTTCAGCCGTGGCCGCCGTTGCAGTTCGAAGCGAAGGGTCCTTGGCGGAGCGGTTGCTGCGCTGGTTGCTGCTGCTGCCAGTGGGGGCGGCCTCCCTTTTGGCCGGTATCTATCACCTCTTCTTTCCTCAGATCGCTGCGGAATCGATCGGCTGGCAGGTTTCGCCGTTCCAGTTCGAGATCGGAATAGCCAACCTCGCACTCGGAGTTGTCGCTGTTGCCGCCTTCTGGCGCAGCCGTTCTTTCCAAGCGGCTATCGCCTGGTGCGCGGCGTTGTTCTGCGCCGGTCTCGCCGTCGGCCATGTCCGCGACGCGGTCGTGGCGCATGACTTCGCGCCGAACAACTTTGGCTTACTTCTGCCGGTTATGGCGATCCAGGCCGTCCTTCTGCCCGTGTTGGTTTGGATCGTTAACCGCCGCGGCGGGGTGCGTCGGATGCTAAGGGCGTTGTGA
- a CDS encoding sensor histidine kinase — protein MSKAPIVHFEAASTLAVVVSSNEPLLFLSEDQTVIAASTSFCRTFEIDPATIPGKRLRELGDGEWAMPQLASLLRATASGSAQIEAYEIDLRRPNRNTRQLVINARTIDDGDKDRVRLLMAVTDVTAMRAEARLKDDLIREKAILMKEVQHRVANSLQIIASVLMQSARRVQSEEARGHLHNAHHRVMSIATVQRHLSTSAGGNVELRTYLTQLCQSLGASMISDPDRLSIEVTVDDSAVEADVSISLGLIVTELVINALKHAFPDQPMGRIEIGYRSTGGDWTLSVTDNGIGMPTGSDATKAGLGTGIVEALARNLRSEIQLSDAAPGTAVIISHRGPSDGQPNAPPAA, from the coding sequence ATGTCCAAAGCACCTATCGTCCATTTCGAAGCGGCGAGCACGCTTGCCGTCGTGGTCTCATCAAACGAGCCTCTGCTCTTCCTGTCGGAGGACCAGACGGTCATCGCCGCGAGCACATCGTTCTGCCGGACCTTCGAAATAGATCCCGCGACGATCCCCGGCAAACGGCTCCGCGAGCTTGGTGACGGCGAGTGGGCAATGCCCCAGCTCGCCTCGCTGCTGCGGGCGACCGCATCGGGAAGCGCGCAGATCGAAGCCTATGAAATTGACCTCAGGCGCCCAAACCGGAACACACGGCAACTGGTTATCAACGCGCGGACCATTGATGACGGCGATAAGGATCGTGTTCGACTGCTGATGGCGGTGACCGACGTCACGGCCATGCGCGCCGAAGCCCGGCTGAAAGACGACCTCATTAGAGAAAAGGCCATTCTCATGAAAGAGGTCCAGCACCGGGTCGCGAATAGTCTGCAGATTATTGCGAGCGTCCTGATGCAGAGCGCGCGTCGGGTTCAGTCCGAGGAAGCGCGCGGACACCTGCACAATGCCCATCACCGGGTCATGTCGATCGCCACTGTGCAGAGGCATCTCTCGACATCCGCGGGAGGAAATGTCGAGCTGCGCACCTATCTGACGCAACTCTGCCAAAGCCTCGGCGCTTCGATGATCTCGGACCCAGACCGACTTTCGATAGAGGTGACGGTGGACGACAGCGCGGTGGAGGCGGACGTTTCTATCAGCTTGGGGCTGATCGTGACCGAACTCGTCATCAACGCACTCAAGCATGCCTTCCCGGATCAGCCGATGGGCAGGATTGAGATCGGCTATCGCTCGACAGGTGGCGATTGGACTCTTTCCGTGACCGACAACGGCATCGGCATGCCGACAGGGAGCGACGCCACCAAGGCGGGCCTTGGCACCGGGATTGTCGAGGCGCTCGCCAGGAATCTGCGAAGTGAAATCCAACTGAGTGATGCAGCCCCAGGTACCGCGGTGATAATCAGTCACCGGGGGCCCTCCGATGGCCAACCCAACGCTCCACCGGCTGCATAG
- a CDS encoding tyrosine-type recombinase/integrase encodes MAGANAGTKEEKPRSDLKRPWAAVSTRAGLSGVRLHDLRHTNASFGAGAGLGLPIIGKLLGHANTATTERYAHLDNDPLRKAANRIGDDIAKAHGRAAADGAEAPRSKQR; translated from the coding sequence ATTGCTGGCGCCAATGCCGGGACGAAGGAAGAAAAGCCACGCTCGGATCTAAAACGTCCCTGGGCAGCGGTTTCGACGCGGGCTGGGCTATCAGGTGTCCGCCTCCATGACCTTCGCCATACCAACGCCAGCTTCGGCGCCGGTGCAGGCCTTGGCCTTCCCATCATCGGAAAGCTGCTAGGCCACGCCAACACAGCCACGACAGAGCGCTATGCTCATCTCGACAACGACCCGCTTCGCAAAGCGGCGAACCGGATCGGCGACGACATTGCGAAGGCCCATGGGAGAGCCGCTGCCGACGGCGCAGAGGCCCCGCGTTCGAAGCAGCGTTAG
- a CDS encoding ABC transporter substrate-binding protein — protein sequence MSVITTKVALAAAMLTAFAAPAFAAKTLVYCSEGSPENFTPALNTTGTSFDAARPVYNQLVEFERGSTKVVPGLAESWTVSDDGKEITFKLRKGVKFHSGVNGFTPTRDFNADDVIFTFDRMWKPDNPYHKVTGGAYDYFNDMGMPDLLASIDKVDDHTVKFVLKGPNAPMLANLAMDFATVHSKEYADFLLKKGTPEQFDQIPVGTGPFSFVAYQKDAVIRYKANPAYFEGKPALDNLVYAITPDPTARYAKLKKGECHVMIAPNPADIAGMKTDPAVNLLSQPGLNIAYWAFNVEKPPFDKKEVRQAFNMAIDKGAIIKDVYQGAGQAAINPIPPTIWSYNKDVKDYPYDPEKAKKMLADAGVKTPLDIDLWWMPVQRPYNPNAKRIAEMMQADLAKLGINAKLVSYEWGEYRKRMQEGEHMTGQLGWTGDNGDPDNFFFLLGCPAARKGGQNLAKWCNKDFDALIEKAKTISDTAERTKLYEQAQVIFKEDAPWFTIAHSVVYEPTRKEVVDYKVSPFGRHEFYGVDLK from the coding sequence ATGTCGGTCATCACTACCAAAGTGGCCTTGGCGGCTGCCATGCTCACGGCATTCGCCGCGCCCGCCTTCGCCGCCAAAACGCTCGTCTACTGCTCGGAAGGCAGCCCGGAGAACTTCACTCCGGCACTCAATACCACCGGCACCAGCTTCGATGCCGCCCGCCCTGTCTACAATCAGCTCGTCGAGTTCGAGCGCGGCTCCACCAAGGTGGTGCCCGGCCTCGCCGAGAGCTGGACGGTGAGCGACGACGGCAAGGAAATCACCTTCAAGCTGCGCAAGGGGGTGAAGTTCCACTCCGGCGTCAACGGCTTCACGCCGACCCGCGACTTCAACGCCGACGACGTTATCTTCACCTTCGACCGCATGTGGAAGCCGGACAATCCGTACCACAAGGTCACCGGCGGCGCTTACGACTACTTCAACGACATGGGCATGCCCGACCTGCTCGCCAGCATCGACAAGGTCGACGACCACACGGTGAAGTTCGTGCTCAAGGGGCCGAACGCGCCCATGCTGGCGAACCTCGCCATGGACTTCGCCACCGTCCATTCGAAGGAATATGCCGACTTCCTGCTGAAGAAGGGCACCCCCGAGCAGTTCGACCAGATTCCGGTCGGCACCGGCCCGTTCTCCTTCGTCGCCTACCAGAAGGACGCGGTGATCCGCTACAAGGCCAACCCGGCCTATTTCGAGGGCAAGCCGGCGCTCGACAACCTCGTCTACGCCATCACCCCCGACCCGACCGCGCGCTACGCCAAGCTGAAGAAGGGCGAGTGCCATGTGATGATCGCGCCGAACCCGGCCGACATCGCCGGCATGAAGACCGATCCCGCGGTCAACCTGCTCTCGCAGCCGGGCCTCAACATCGCCTACTGGGCGTTCAACGTCGAGAAGCCCCCCTTCGACAAGAAGGAGGTCCGCCAGGCCTTCAACATGGCGATCGACAAGGGTGCGATCATCAAGGACGTCTACCAGGGCGCCGGCCAGGCGGCGATCAACCCGATCCCGCCGACCATCTGGTCCTACAACAAGGACGTGAAGGACTACCCCTACGATCCCGAGAAGGCCAAGAAGATGCTGGCCGACGCGGGCGTGAAGACCCCGCTCGACATCGACCTGTGGTGGATGCCGGTGCAGCGCCCCTACAACCCGAACGCCAAGCGCATCGCCGAGATGATGCAGGCCGACCTCGCCAAGCTCGGCATCAATGCCAAGCTCGTCTCCTATGAGTGGGGCGAGTACCGCAAGCGCATGCAGGAAGGCGAGCACATGACCGGCCAGCTCGGCTGGACCGGCGACAATGGCGACCCGGACAACTTCTTCTTCCTGCTCGGCTGCCCCGCCGCGCGCAAGGGCGGCCAGAACCTCGCCAAGTGGTGCAACAAGGACTTCGACGCGCTGATCGAGAAGGCCAAGACCATCTCCGACACCGCCGAGCGCACCAAGCTCTATGAGCAGGCGCAGGTGATCTTCAAGGAAGATGCGCCCTGGTTCACCATCGCCCACTCGGTGGTCTACGAGCCGACCCGCAAGGAAGTGGTCGACTACAAGGTCAGCCCCTTCGGCCGCCACGAGTTCTACGGCGTCGATCTGAAGTGA
- a CDS encoding fatty acid desaturase: MVTAREVKSPDPEALAWLRKLQAYRQSSARRSMIELVITAFPFAIAWSAMLLALKLEQFWLYGLLVLPAAGLLVRLFMIQHDCGHGSFFRSRHWNDWTGRIIGVLTLTPYDYWKASHAIHHASSGNLDHRGIGDIDTLTVREFLDLSRWGRARYRLYRHPLVMFGLGPIYIFALQSRLPYGALRRGWSPWVSTMATNLGIGVLGALLAWAAGFWPFIIIHMPIVFLGAAAGVWLFYVQHQFDGANWARDDSWSFHEAALHGSSHYDLPRVLRWFTANIGMHHVHHLCSRIPYYRLPEVLRDHPDLADIGRLTLWQSFKCVRLTLWDEEQGRLVAFEEASRTKRRD; this comes from the coding sequence ATGGTCACTGCTCGTGAAGTGAAATCACCTGATCCGGAGGCACTTGCGTGGCTGAGAAAACTGCAAGCCTATCGGCAGTCGAGCGCGCGTCGAAGCATGATTGAACTGGTGATCACGGCATTTCCATTCGCCATCGCGTGGAGCGCGATGCTGCTGGCATTGAAGCTCGAACAATTCTGGCTCTATGGCTTGCTCGTGCTCCCCGCCGCTGGCCTTCTGGTGCGGCTGTTCATGATCCAGCACGATTGCGGACACGGATCCTTCTTTCGAAGCAGGCACTGGAATGACTGGACCGGGCGGATCATAGGTGTCCTGACCCTGACGCCATATGACTATTGGAAAGCCAGCCATGCCATCCATCATGCGAGCTCCGGCAATCTTGACCATAGGGGCATAGGCGACATCGATACATTGACGGTCCGCGAATTCCTCGATCTTTCGCGGTGGGGACGAGCGCGTTACCGCCTATATCGACATCCCTTGGTGATGTTCGGCCTCGGCCCAATCTACATCTTTGCTCTCCAGAGTCGCTTACCGTATGGCGCGCTTCGAAGGGGCTGGTCGCCATGGGTAAGCACAATGGCGACCAATTTGGGCATAGGCGTTCTTGGTGCGCTGCTTGCCTGGGCGGCGGGCTTCTGGCCCTTCATCATCATCCATATGCCCATTGTCTTCCTTGGTGCAGCGGCTGGCGTCTGGCTCTTTTACGTCCAGCACCAGTTCGACGGGGCCAACTGGGCGAGGGACGACAGCTGGAGCTTCCATGAAGCGGCGCTGCATGGCAGCTCGCACTATGATCTGCCAAGGGTGCTCAGATGGTTCACGGCAAATATCGGAATGCACCATGTGCACCACCTCTGCAGTCGGATTCCCTACTATCGCTTGCCGGAAGTGCTGCGCGACCATCCCGACCTTGCCGACATTGGCCGGTTGACGCTTTGGCAAAGCTTCAAATGTGTCCGGTTGACGCTCTGGGATGAAGAGCAGGGGCGCCTGGTAGCGTTCGAGGAAGCAAGCCGGACAAAGAGGCGGGATTGA
- a CDS encoding TetR/AcrR family transcriptional regulator produces MKVSREQMAENRRRILDVASRLFKDKGVEAVSVAEVMKAAGLTHGGFYGHFSSKDDLVAQTLAHALAVDSFGDGEFSDFVRSYLAPRHRDNPGNGCPTAGLVAAIRHQTPAAKAVMTEGLRAQIARIEQALPDQGSSDTHRAAIASWAAMVGAVILARAVDDPQLSDEVLEQTRAWIDTRVG; encoded by the coding sequence ATGAAGGTCAGCCGAGAACAGATGGCGGAAAACCGTCGCCGGATCCTGGATGTCGCCAGCCGGTTGTTCAAAGATAAGGGGGTTGAGGCGGTGAGCGTCGCAGAGGTGATGAAGGCTGCGGGCCTGACCCATGGCGGCTTCTACGGACACTTCAGCTCAAAGGACGATCTGGTGGCTCAGACGCTGGCGCATGCGCTTGCGGTAGACAGTTTTGGAGACGGCGAGTTCAGTGATTTCGTTCGGTCTTATCTGGCGCCTCGTCACCGGGATAATCCGGGCAACGGATGTCCGACGGCAGGTCTGGTCGCCGCTATTCGTCACCAGACGCCCGCGGCGAAAGCAGTGATGACCGAAGGTCTACGCGCCCAGATCGCGCGTATTGAGCAGGCGCTTCCAGACCAGGGTTCATCCGATACCCACCGCGCAGCGATAGCAAGCTGGGCAGCTATGGTGGGGGCAGTCATCCTGGCGAGAGCAGTCGACGATCCTCAATTGTCAGACGAGGTTCTTGAGCAGACGCGTGCATGGATCGATACCCGTGTTGGATAA
- a CDS encoding SDR family NAD(P)-dependent oxidoreductase — MSQNPAVLITGASTGIGAIYAERFARRGHDLVLVARDVTRMEALAGRLRQETGVTIDILPADLTQASDLAKVEARLRDDARIGILVNNAGTAIGRTFVEQSVDEMTRLVALNATALVRLAGAIAPRLAEAGEGAIVNIGSVVGLVPEFGMTVYGATKAFVLFLSQGLAHELGPKGVYIQAVLPATTRTEIWDHVGADLDAMSNVMEVGDLVDAALVGFDRRELVTIPPLHDAGLWDAFDGARKAMLGKLVNALPAERYRRLG, encoded by the coding sequence ATGAGCCAGAATCCTGCTGTACTGATCACCGGCGCCTCGACGGGCATTGGCGCCATTTATGCCGAGCGGTTTGCTCGACGCGGACACGACCTCGTGCTGGTCGCCCGGGACGTGACGCGTATGGAGGCTCTTGCCGGCCGTCTGCGCCAGGAAACCGGCGTGACGATCGATATCCTGCCAGCCGATCTCACCCAGGCGTCGGATCTTGCCAAGGTCGAGGCGCGGCTGCGGGATGACGCGCGCATTGGTATTCTCGTCAACAATGCCGGCACAGCGATCGGTCGAACCTTTGTCGAGCAGAGCGTCGATGAGATGACGAGACTTGTTGCGCTCAACGCAACGGCGCTCGTCCGCCTTGCCGGCGCGATTGCTCCGCGGCTTGCCGAGGCCGGCGAAGGCGCCATCGTCAATATCGGTTCAGTCGTTGGCCTGGTGCCGGAATTCGGCATGACCGTCTACGGCGCGACCAAGGCCTTCGTGCTGTTCCTGTCGCAGGGGCTGGCGCACGAACTCGGACCGAAGGGCGTCTACATCCAGGCCGTGCTGCCCGCCACAACCCGGACCGAGATCTGGGATCATGTCGGTGCCGACCTCGATGCCATGAGCAATGTCATGGAAGTGGGCGATCTGGTGGACGCTGCCCTCGTCGGGTTCGACCGGCGCGAATTGGTGACCATCCCGCCGCTGCACGATGCCGGCCTGTGGGACGCTTTCGACGGCGCTCGCAAAGCCATGCTCGGCAAGCTCGTCAATGCGCTTCCCGCGGAACGCTATCGCCGGCTCGGCTGA
- a CDS encoding DUF6894 family protein, whose product MPLYRFRLTGQDQETPVDLPDDDAAWAQVRALCGEILTDVNANLPSGADWQITATDHRGQDVGSIRIVASRRQRPLS is encoded by the coding sequence ATGCCGCTCTATCGCTTTAGGCTTACGGGCCAGGATCAGGAAACGCCGGTCGACCTGCCTGATGATGACGCCGCTTGGGCCCAGGTCCGGGCTTTGTGCGGTGAAATTCTGACGGACGTGAACGCCAATCTTCCAAGCGGCGCGGATTGGCAGATCACCGCGACGGACCACCGCGGGCAAGACGTCGGTTCAATTCGGATCGTGGCTTCGCGACGCCAGCGGCCCTTATCCTAG